A single Actinomadura algeriensis DNA region contains:
- a CDS encoding DUF4132 domain-containing protein — protein MTDTTPGEDVLAIPAAWRRHLHPRRGGAPGPAVRADAAAEVPGLLDAAAGALESLLAGRHGDPSRTDAARRHLHGTPDAMGAAAVAAVTATAVQGRRQPEDVHRAFAEHWAAEHGPAFAACAVLELVRTAVIRIKGGTWRGVWLGTVRRKRLDETVPAVLPHVRARLAVAGDAEYAEAVRLLAGYRRSGAQSWLVSYLLPTERAWTGECVASGFGPPDEVYPLRICALGDAAHLEALRGTELRWALTREVLVTLLDALGTGLLPFLVRALGDRRVASRERGLVLDVIAVLPSDDAFRVLLDGIGDRHARTALVAAMKRFPVRALRLLAAAGTAEARELLETHVRTNPDTVAAALPALPDDVRAAARTLAAAPAGGMREASPDELPAFLADPPWDRPVKPVATGLAAPAALTMAWRDGERAEWLATDPGRIERPPGDDWAARAARFHATARRRDDVPLLLFGPEPVVRPLLAGCEGVWIGEYGFDWLRVLVARYETDALASVLRIVEGNPSGAALLLPFTGADVALRMAGWLSRSAKPAGAAAGWFDRHGLDAVPYLAPAALGGKAGPRRAAETALRRLADRHGADAVAEAVPEAAGELRAVLSAHPVRTGLVRRPKLPGWADPAVLPQVRLRDVEAALPPDATRVLAGLLALPVPYRTDDVRAAFAPASLAEFGWALFEKWQAAGGPAKDGWALTQLALTGGDATVGRLAPVITAWPGRNRHAMADKGVDVLVALGSDAALHAVHAVAVTAKSEGLRDGAAARFAAAAAARGLDPARLADRIVPDLGLDAAASTVLDYGPRRFRVGFDEQLRPYVTDEDGKPRKTLPKPAAKDDPGLAPAAHRAFTELKKDVRAVATVRICDLEDAMLGERRWTPAEFRDHLAGHPIVARIARRLVWLADTEPFRIAEDGTFADVRDDPFALPETSRIGIAHPVGLGADLEAWSEVFADYEILQPFAQLDRPAVLLTGSERGGDALARFAGVRLPARDVFRTLSGTSWRHGSSSFDDEPWSWWPDAGERWTWWPDGDDRRVVVEFRPGPWEDWESWDEVDGTMTIEYVRATRTPAAGPLGDPVRFGDLSAVTVSEALAALTGGAP, from the coding sequence ATGACCGACACGACGCCCGGCGAGGACGTCCTCGCGATCCCCGCCGCGTGGCGCCGCCATCTGCACCCCCGGCGCGGCGGCGCGCCCGGCCCGGCGGTCCGGGCGGACGCGGCGGCGGAGGTGCCGGGCCTGCTCGACGCGGCCGCGGGCGCCCTCGAATCCCTGCTGGCTGGACGGCACGGCGACCCGTCCCGCACGGACGCCGCGCGCCGTCACCTCCACGGGACGCCCGACGCGATGGGCGCCGCGGCCGTCGCGGCCGTCACCGCCACGGCGGTCCAGGGCCGCAGGCAACCCGAGGACGTGCACCGCGCGTTCGCCGAACACTGGGCCGCCGAGCACGGGCCCGCGTTCGCGGCGTGCGCGGTGCTGGAACTGGTGCGCACGGCCGTCATCCGGATCAAGGGCGGCACCTGGCGGGGCGTGTGGCTGGGGACGGTGCGCCGCAAGCGGCTCGACGAGACCGTCCCGGCGGTCCTGCCGCACGTGCGGGCGCGCCTCGCGGTCGCCGGGGACGCCGAGTACGCCGAGGCGGTGCGCCTGCTCGCCGGGTACCGGCGGTCGGGGGCGCAGTCCTGGCTGGTGTCGTACCTGCTGCCGACCGAGCGCGCGTGGACGGGGGAGTGCGTCGCGTCCGGCTTCGGCCCGCCGGACGAGGTGTACCCGCTGCGGATCTGCGCGCTCGGCGACGCCGCCCACCTGGAGGCTCTGCGGGGGACCGAACTGCGGTGGGCGCTGACCAGGGAGGTCCTGGTCACGCTGCTGGACGCCCTCGGCACCGGCCTGCTGCCGTTCCTCGTGCGCGCCCTCGGCGACCGGCGCGTCGCGAGCCGCGAGCGCGGGCTCGTCCTCGACGTGATCGCCGTGCTGCCGTCCGACGACGCGTTCCGCGTGCTGCTGGACGGGATCGGCGACCGGCACGCCCGGACCGCGCTGGTCGCGGCGATGAAGCGGTTCCCGGTGCGGGCGCTGCGGCTGCTCGCCGCCGCGGGCACCGCCGAGGCGCGCGAGCTGCTGGAGACGCACGTGCGGACGAACCCGGACACGGTCGCGGCGGCGCTGCCCGCGCTGCCGGACGACGTCCGCGCCGCCGCCCGGACGCTCGCGGCGGCGCCCGCCGGCGGGATGCGGGAGGCGTCGCCGGACGAGCTGCCCGCGTTCCTCGCCGACCCGCCGTGGGACCGTCCGGTGAAGCCCGTCGCGACCGGCCTCGCGGCGCCCGCCGCGCTCACCATGGCCTGGCGGGACGGCGAGCGCGCCGAGTGGCTCGCCACCGACCCCGGCCGGATCGAACGGCCCCCCGGTGACGACTGGGCGGCGCGCGCCGCCCGGTTCCACGCGACCGCGCGGCGCCGCGACGACGTCCCGCTGCTCCTGTTCGGCCCCGAACCGGTCGTCCGCCCCCTCCTGGCGGGCTGCGAGGGCGTGTGGATCGGCGAGTACGGCTTCGACTGGCTGCGGGTCCTCGTCGCCCGGTACGAGACGGACGCGCTGGCATCGGTGCTGCGGATCGTCGAGGGCAACCCGTCCGGCGCCGCGCTGCTGCTGCCGTTCACCGGGGCGGACGTGGCGCTGCGCATGGCCGGGTGGCTCTCCCGTTCCGCGAAGCCCGCCGGGGCGGCGGCGGGCTGGTTCGACCGGCACGGCCTCGACGCGGTCCCGTACCTCGCCCCTGCCGCGCTCGGCGGGAAGGCCGGGCCGCGGCGGGCCGCCGAGACGGCCCTGCGCCGCCTCGCGGACCGGCACGGCGCCGACGCGGTCGCCGAAGCAGTCCCGGAGGCGGCGGGCGAACTGCGGGCCGTCCTGTCCGCGCATCCCGTGCGGACCGGCCTCGTCCGCCGCCCGAAGCTCCCCGGCTGGGCGGACCCGGCGGTGCTCCCGCAGGTGCGCCTGCGCGACGTCGAGGCCGCCCTGCCCCCGGACGCGACGCGCGTGCTCGCCGGTCTGCTCGCGCTGCCCGTCCCCTACCGGACGGACGACGTCCGGGCGGCGTTCGCCCCGGCGTCGCTCGCGGAGTTCGGCTGGGCCCTGTTCGAGAAGTGGCAGGCCGCCGGGGGCCCCGCCAAGGACGGCTGGGCGCTGACCCAGCTCGCCCTGACCGGCGGCGACGCGACCGTGGGCCGTCTCGCCCCGGTGATCACCGCCTGGCCGGGACGGAACCGGCACGCGATGGCCGACAAGGGCGTGGACGTCCTCGTCGCCCTCGGCTCGGACGCCGCGCTGCACGCCGTGCACGCCGTCGCCGTGACGGCGAAGAGCGAGGGACTGCGGGACGGGGCGGCGGCCCGGTTCGCCGCGGCCGCCGCCGCGCGCGGCCTCGATCCCGCGCGGCTCGCCGACCGGATCGTCCCCGATCTCGGGCTGGACGCCGCCGCCTCCACCGTCCTCGACTACGGGCCGCGCCGCTTCCGGGTCGGGTTCGACGAGCAGCTCCGGCCCTACGTCACCGACGAGGACGGGAAGCCGCGCAAGACGCTCCCCAAGCCCGCCGCCAAGGACGACCCCGGGCTCGCCCCCGCCGCCCACCGGGCGTTCACCGAGCTGAAGAAGGACGTGCGGGCCGTCGCCACGGTGCGGATTTGCGACCTGGAGGACGCGATGCTCGGCGAGCGGCGCTGGACGCCCGCCGAGTTCCGGGACCACCTCGCCGGGCACCCGATCGTGGCGCGGATCGCCCGCCGCCTGGTCTGGCTGGCGGACACGGAACCGTTCCGGATCGCCGAGGACGGCACGTTCGCCGACGTCCGCGACGACCCGTTCGCCCTCCCCGAGACGTCCCGGATCGGCATCGCGCACCCGGTGGGGCTCGGGGCGGACCTCGAGGCGTGGTCGGAGGTGTTCGCCGACTACGAGATCCTGCAGCCGTTCGCGCAGCTCGACCGTCCCGCCGTCCTGCTCACCGGCTCCGAACGCGGCGGCGACGCACTGGCGCGGTTCGCGGGCGTGCGGCTGCCGGCGCGGGACGTCTTCCGGACGCTCTCCGGAACCTCGTGGCGGCACGGTTCGTCGTCGTTCGACGACGAGCCGTGGTCGTGGTGGCCCGACGCCGGCGAGCGCTGGACGTGGTGGCCGGACGGCGACGACCGGCGCGTCGTCGTCGAGTTCCGCCCCGGACCGTGGGAGGACTGGGAGAGCTGGGACGAGGTGGACGGGACGATGACCATCGAGTACGTCCGCGCCACCCGGACGCCCGCCGCCGGACCCCTCGGCGACCCGGTCCGGTTCGGCGACCTGAGCGCCGTCACCGTCTCCGAGGCCCTCGCCGCCCTGACGGGAGGCGCACCGTGA
- a CDS encoding DUF4132 domain-containing protein — MTESTEPLPDENVLVLPPAWLRVLHPRRGGTPVPPPRGNRAAKVPGILAAAAPHVEGLTANEHADPVVRDAAGRHLAGIPDAAGAAAVAAVAAAAPGTGGAAAVLPAFADHWRADHGTAFAACAVVELTRLTVTGEGPSCEVVRHAGVWPVDDPGGVLRHVRRLLAAEPDAGYDDAVRRLEHHRETLPTRGVTAYLAPTRTDWVDEAADESESLPWLCRLVRLSVADPARLGHRALTPHGVVLSRDELVTLADGVGPDLLGFLQRRLDRTGIVARERGLVLDTMAALPSDAAFAALLDLVGGKGVDRKVRLQARQALSAAAVRFPVRALRLSAGSRSPDVRLFLRDHAAAHPEQVAAALRHLPAGVRAAVEGPAAGAAPDLPEAPADLLPALPWDRPVRPVVTGLEPPATRETAWADGERAAWIAEAAREAPCPADPDWTRIEGVNAYGHGRLEVVLHGPEKLVLPLLPGLERGNGDCDPAVARGILARFGTRAYEFAMTMYNSSSKRYTGLFVPFRDADIAARMALRLLRGEGGADAARAWCDRHGLAAVPYLAPDALGTQTARRRPAEAALRRIAVRHGVDAVADAFPGAAGELRTLLTAHPAQTGLARRPKYAGWANLAVLPPVLLRDRDRALPPEAVRTLVELLALPDAPGADVVEKTCDPVSLAGFGLALFERWRAGGMPPDGRWALEQLARIGDDAAVRAVQTALRGWTRRDVRDITGALRVFAGIGSDHALAALYETATRGRAQKVRDAAAEVFAEAAAARGLAFETLADRVVPRFGLDDDGTITFDYGPRRFAVGFDERLAPVVIDDDGARRRTLPRPTAKDDPALAPAAHARFTDLRKDVEETALLQAGRLERAMRDGRRWTPAEFRAYAVGHPLVRGIARRLVWLAEEDGAATAFRIAEDGTFADAADETFEPSGSARIRVAHPELLGEATGTWAGILADYELLQPFPQLTGA, encoded by the coding sequence GTGACCGAATCCACCGAGCCGCTTCCCGACGAGAACGTCCTCGTGCTTCCGCCCGCCTGGCTGCGGGTGCTGCACCCGCGGCGCGGCGGCACGCCCGTTCCGCCGCCGCGCGGGAACCGCGCGGCGAAGGTCCCCGGCATCCTCGCCGCGGCGGCTCCGCACGTCGAGGGGCTGACGGCGAACGAGCACGCCGACCCGGTCGTTCGCGACGCCGCCGGGCGGCACCTGGCCGGGATCCCGGACGCCGCCGGGGCGGCGGCGGTCGCGGCCGTGGCGGCCGCCGCCCCCGGCACGGGCGGTGCGGCCGCCGTGCTTCCGGCGTTCGCCGACCACTGGCGCGCCGATCACGGAACCGCGTTCGCCGCCTGCGCGGTGGTGGAGCTGACCCGTCTGACCGTGACCGGCGAGGGGCCGTCGTGCGAGGTCGTCCGGCACGCGGGGGTGTGGCCGGTGGACGATCCGGGCGGGGTCCTCCGGCATGTCCGGCGGCTGCTGGCGGCCGAGCCGGACGCCGGGTACGACGACGCCGTCCGGCGCCTGGAGCACCACCGGGAGACCCTACCGACCCGGGGGGTCACGGCGTACCTGGCGCCCACCCGGACGGACTGGGTGGACGAGGCCGCCGATGAGTCCGAGTCGCTCCCGTGGCTGTGCCGGCTGGTCCGCCTCTCGGTCGCCGACCCCGCCCGCCTCGGCCACCGGGCCCTCACACCGCACGGGGTCGTCCTTTCCCGGGACGAGCTCGTCACGCTGGCGGACGGGGTGGGGCCGGACCTCCTCGGCTTCCTCCAGCGGCGCCTCGACCGGACCGGCATCGTCGCCCGCGAGCGCGGGCTCGTCCTCGACACGATGGCGGCGCTGCCGTCGGACGCGGCGTTCGCCGCGCTGCTCGACCTCGTCGGGGGCAAGGGCGTCGACCGGAAGGTGCGCCTGCAGGCCCGGCAGGCGCTGTCCGCGGCGGCGGTCCGCTTTCCGGTGCGGGCGCTGCGGCTGTCGGCCGGCTCGCGCAGCCCCGACGTCCGGCTGTTCCTGCGGGACCACGCGGCGGCGCACCCCGAGCAGGTCGCGGCGGCGCTGCGGCACCTGCCCGCCGGCGTCCGCGCCGCCGTCGAGGGGCCGGCCGCGGGTGCCGCGCCGGACCTGCCGGAGGCGCCCGCGGACCTGTTGCCCGCCCTGCCGTGGGACCGTCCGGTCCGGCCGGTCGTGACGGGGCTGGAGCCGCCCGCGACCCGCGAGACCGCGTGGGCGGACGGCGAACGGGCGGCGTGGATCGCCGAGGCGGCCCGCGAGGCTCCGTGTCCCGCCGACCCGGACTGGACGCGCATCGAGGGGGTGAACGCCTACGGTCACGGGAGGTTGGAAGTCGTCCTGCACGGGCCGGAGAAATTGGTTCTGCCGCTCCTGCCCGGCCTCGAACGCGGGAACGGCGATTGCGACCCGGCCGTGGCGCGCGGGATCCTGGCCCGCTTCGGAACGCGCGCGTACGAGTTCGCGATGACCATGTACAACTCTTCGTCGAAGAGGTACACCGGGCTTTTCGTGCCGTTCCGCGACGCCGACATCGCCGCGCGGATGGCCCTGCGGCTGCTGCGCGGCGAGGGGGGCGCGGACGCGGCGCGCGCCTGGTGCGACCGGCACGGCCTCGCCGCCGTCCCGTACCTGGCGCCCGACGCGCTCGGCACCCAGACGGCGCGGCGCCGCCCCGCCGAGGCCGCGCTGCGCCGCATCGCCGTCCGGCACGGCGTGGACGCCGTCGCGGACGCCTTCCCCGGTGCGGCGGGCGAACTGCGGACCCTCCTGACGGCGCACCCGGCGCAGACCGGGCTCGCCCGGCGGCCCAAGTACGCGGGCTGGGCGAACCTCGCCGTGCTCCCGCCCGTCCTGCTACGGGACCGGGACCGGGCGCTGCCGCCCGAGGCCGTCCGGACGCTCGTCGAGCTGCTGGCGCTGCCCGACGCGCCGGGCGCGGACGTCGTCGAGAAGACGTGCGACCCCGTTTCGCTCGCCGGGTTCGGGCTCGCCCTGTTCGAGCGGTGGCGGGCGGGCGGCATGCCGCCCGACGGCCGGTGGGCGCTCGAGCAGCTCGCCCGGATCGGCGACGACGCGGCCGTCCGGGCGGTGCAGACGGCTTTGCGCGGCTGGACCAGACGGGACGTACGGGACATCACGGGTGCACTTCGGGTATTCGCGGGGATCGGCTCCGACCACGCCCTCGCCGCCCTGTACGAGACGGCCACGCGGGGACGCGCGCAGAAGGTGCGCGACGCGGCGGCGGAGGTGTTCGCCGAGGCGGCGGCCGCGCGGGGACTCGCCTTCGAGACGCTCGCCGACCGGGTCGTCCCCCGCTTCGGCCTGGACGACGACGGGACGATCACCTTCGACTACGGGCCGCGCCGGTTCGCCGTCGGGTTCGACGAGCGGCTCGCCCCGGTCGTGATCGACGACGACGGCGCCCGCCGCCGGACCCTTCCCCGCCCGACCGCGAAGGACGACCCCGCCCTCGCTCCCGCCGCCCACGCCCGCTTCACCGATCTGCGCAAGGACGTCGAGGAGACCGCGCTGCTGCAGGCCGGACGGCTGGAGCGGGCGATGCGGGACGGGCGCCGCTGGACGCCCGCCGAGTTCCGCGCCTACGCGGTCGGGCACCCGCTCGTCCGGGGCATCGCGAGACGGCTCGTCTGGCTGGCCGAGGAGGACGGCGCCGCGACGGCGTTCCGGATCGCCGAGGACGGCACGTTCGCCGACGCCGCCGACGAGACCTTCGAGCCGTCCGGTTCCGCGCGGATCCGCGTCGCGCACCCGGAACTGCTCGGCGAGGCGACCGGCACGTGGGCGGGGATCCTCGCCGACTACGAGCTGCTGCAGCCGTTCCCGCAGCTCACCGGAGCCTAG
- a CDS encoding DUF4132 domain-containing protein: protein MSEPAPIDENVLMLPAAWLRSLHPRRGGTPVPAPRGSRAKEAAALIEGAAGALAGLPSDENVEPELRDAARRHLGGEPDAVGAAVVAAAVLAGENDDLDTDRRCRPFVDLWRAEHGLGFAACAALELGRLRLPVRDGGRVPVPNESSSLGVIGEETLRYVRRLLVAAADAEHADAVRCLAEHRTTAPRRRVASYLVPAEADWLEESAADPTNGYEDRLLKLHSINRVERLTDSLTLFHPDVERGLIGTLVDGCGADVLPILLASFDDRPSARAADILLEAVAMLPSDEAFAALVERADRDRVRPALLSMMERFPERAARILAATDTVRAMELLRIHVTARPELEELLPEGARAVLRGREEPPEADPASLPAPLCGLPWDEPVKPVVTGPEAPATRTIVWADGEREEWTLAGLDDFPVPDDVDWDDLETAFEKFQTTKRVALALYGAEEKVRPLLAGWAEDLAWPEGTHGRSLVARYEADALPFAHLMTKRAQAEHAALLVPFLDAEVAAAMGDWLARGTRGAAAARDWCDRHGLAAVPFAAPAALARPAARRRAAEAVLRRLAERHGADAVVDAVPGADPETAAALRAVLAAHPAATGLLRRPKHGLWADPAVLPRVFLRGRERALAPETTRTLIDLLAMPELDGMDVVERECDPESLAAFGLALLNGWLAAGMPADGGWALTRLARIGDDRAVEVLAPLIRTWPGKDRMHRAEQGLDVLVGIGTTAALAIVHELAVRWPGISLRKAAARAFGRAAAARGVSAGALGDRFVPDLGLDDDGAVTIDYGRRRFTARFDALLRPVVTDEDGVLRKSLPKPGKKDDPELAPAAYAEFTALRKRVADAASFQVLRLEAAMRSQRTWTPEDFRGYAVRDPLVRQIARRLVWLCADGGTAVAFRIAEDGTFADADDDVFEPSAAARIAVAHPVRLGAAAATWAGILADYELLQPFPQLDHPVQTLTEDDRAAALLDRFAGRDVRRSAVSELVGRDWFWVRNADRVDRFARRVGDAGHIVADFDRPEDDLVHYTIRSVRAVTEPGDAGTPVPFGAFDSAAVSDALTDLLVIAGTAS, encoded by the coding sequence GTGAGCGAACCCGCACCCATCGATGAGAACGTCCTGATGCTCCCGGCCGCCTGGTTGCGGTCGCTGCACCCCCGGCGGGGCGGCACGCCCGTCCCGGCGCCCAGGGGGAGCCGCGCGAAGGAGGCCGCGGCCCTCATCGAGGGCGCGGCCGGGGCCCTCGCCGGGCTGCCGTCCGACGAGAACGTCGAGCCGGAGCTCCGCGACGCCGCGCGGCGGCACCTGGGCGGGGAGCCGGACGCCGTCGGGGCCGCCGTCGTCGCGGCCGCCGTGCTCGCCGGGGAGAACGACGACCTGGACACCGACCGCCGATGCCGGCCGTTCGTCGATCTCTGGCGCGCCGAGCACGGCCTCGGGTTCGCCGCGTGCGCCGCGCTGGAACTGGGCCGCCTGCGGCTCCCGGTCCGGGACGGCGGGCGCGTCCCGGTCCCGAACGAGTCGTCCTCCCTCGGCGTGATCGGGGAGGAGACGCTCCGGTACGTCCGCCGCCTGCTGGTCGCGGCCGCCGACGCCGAGCACGCGGACGCCGTCCGGTGCCTGGCGGAGCACCGGACGACCGCGCCGCGGCGGCGCGTCGCGTCCTACCTCGTCCCGGCCGAGGCGGACTGGCTGGAGGAGAGCGCGGCCGATCCGACCAACGGGTACGAGGACCGCCTGCTGAAGCTCCACTCGATCAACCGCGTGGAACGGCTCACGGACTCGCTGACGCTGTTCCACCCCGACGTCGAGCGGGGGCTGATCGGGACGCTCGTCGACGGGTGCGGCGCGGACGTCCTGCCGATCCTGCTGGCCTCGTTCGACGACCGTCCCTCCGCGCGTGCGGCCGACATCCTGCTGGAGGCCGTCGCCATGCTCCCCTCGGACGAGGCGTTCGCCGCGCTGGTGGAGCGCGCCGACCGCGACCGGGTGCGGCCCGCGCTGCTGTCGATGATGGAGCGGTTCCCGGAGCGGGCGGCGCGGATCCTGGCGGCGACGGACACCGTCCGCGCGATGGAACTGCTGAGGATCCACGTCACGGCCCGTCCGGAACTCGAGGAGCTGCTGCCGGAGGGCGCCCGCGCCGTCCTGAGGGGGCGCGAGGAGCCGCCGGAGGCCGACCCGGCGAGCCTGCCCGCGCCGCTGTGCGGGCTGCCGTGGGACGAACCGGTGAAGCCGGTCGTGACGGGACCGGAGGCGCCCGCGACGCGGACGATCGTCTGGGCGGACGGCGAACGGGAGGAATGGACCCTCGCCGGGCTGGACGACTTCCCCGTCCCGGACGACGTGGACTGGGACGACCTCGAGACCGCCTTCGAGAAGTTCCAGACCACCAAACGGGTGGCGCTCGCGCTGTACGGGGCGGAGGAGAAGGTCCGGCCGCTCCTCGCCGGGTGGGCCGAGGATCTGGCCTGGCCGGAGGGGACGCACGGCAGGTCGCTCGTCGCCCGGTACGAGGCGGACGCGCTGCCGTTCGCGCACCTCATGACCAAGAGGGCGCAGGCGGAGCACGCCGCGCTGCTCGTGCCGTTCCTGGACGCGGAGGTCGCGGCGGCGATGGGCGACTGGCTCGCCCGCGGCACGCGGGGCGCGGCGGCCGCCCGCGACTGGTGCGACCGGCACGGTCTCGCCGCGGTGCCGTTCGCGGCCCCGGCGGCGCTCGCCCGGCCCGCCGCGCGGCGCCGGGCGGCGGAGGCCGTGCTGCGCCGTCTCGCCGAACGGCACGGCGCCGACGCCGTCGTGGACGCCGTCCCGGGCGCCGACCCGGAGACGGCCGCCGCGCTGCGCGCCGTCCTGGCCGCGCACCCGGCGGCGACCGGCCTGCTGCGGCGGCCCAAGCACGGCCTCTGGGCCGACCCGGCCGTCCTGCCGCGGGTGTTCCTGCGCGGCCGGGAGCGGGCCCTGGCGCCGGAGACGACCCGGACCCTGATCGACCTGCTGGCGATGCCCGAGCTGGACGGCATGGACGTGGTCGAGCGGGAGTGCGACCCGGAGTCGCTGGCGGCGTTCGGGCTCGCGCTGCTCAACGGCTGGCTGGCGGCCGGGATGCCCGCCGACGGCGGGTGGGCGCTGACCCGGCTCGCCCGCATCGGCGACGACCGGGCCGTCGAAGTGCTGGCCCCGTTGATCCGGACCTGGCCGGGCAAGGACCGCATGCACCGTGCCGAGCAGGGACTGGACGTCCTCGTCGGGATCGGCACCACCGCGGCGCTGGCGATCGTGCACGAGCTGGCCGTCCGGTGGCCGGGGATCAGCCTGCGGAAGGCGGCGGCCCGGGCGTTCGGCCGGGCGGCCGCCGCGCGCGGCGTGTCCGCCGGGGCGCTCGGCGACCGGTTCGTCCCCGACCTCGGGCTGGACGACGACGGGGCCGTGACGATCGACTACGGGCGGCGCCGCTTCACCGCCCGGTTCGACGCGCTGCTGCGGCCGGTCGTGACCGACGAGGACGGCGTGCTCCGCAAGTCCCTCCCGAAGCCGGGCAAGAAGGACGACCCCGAGCTGGCTCCGGCCGCGTACGCGGAGTTCACCGCGCTGCGCAAGCGGGTCGCCGACGCCGCGTCCTTCCAGGTCCTGCGGCTGGAGGCGGCGATGCGGTCGCAGCGCACGTGGACGCCCGAGGATTTCCGGGGCTACGCCGTCCGCGACCCGCTCGTCCGGCAGATCGCCCGCCGCCTGGTCTGGCTCTGCGCGGACGGCGGCACCGCGGTCGCGTTCCGGATCGCCGAGGACGGCACGTTCGCCGACGCCGACGACGACGTGTTCGAGCCGTCCGCCGCCGCGCGGATCGCCGTCGCGCACCCGGTGCGGCTCGGCGCGGCGGCCGCGACGTGGGCGGGGATCCTCGCCGACTACGAGCTGCTGCAGCCGTTCCCGCAGCTCGACCACCCGGTGCAGACCCTCACCGAGGACGACCGCGCCGCCGCCCTGCTCGATCGGTTCGCGGGCCGCGACGTGCGGCGCAGCGCCGTGAGCGAGCTGGTGGGCCGCGACTGGTTCTGGGTGAGGAATGCGGACCGCGTCGACAGGTTCGCGCGGCGCGTCGGGGACGCGGGGCACATCGTCGCCGACTTCGACCGGCCCGAGGACGACCTCGTCCACTACACGATCCGCAGTGTGCGCGCCGTCACCGAGCCCGGCGACGCCGGAACCCCGGTGCCGTTCGGCGCGTTCGACTCCGCCGCCGTGTCCGACGCCCTCACCGACCTGCTCGTGATCGCCGGGACGGCGTCGTGA